Part of the Rhizobium sp. N324 genome, GATCTATCTGTTTCTAACACGCAAGTGCAATTTGGGATGCCACCACTGTTACATCGCAGGCGTCGGGTCCAAGGCCAAGGGCATTGATTTCAACCTGGAGACGATCCAAGGACTGATCGAGCAAGCACTACCCAATGGGCTGCGCAAGGTTAAGGTTTCCGGGGGTGAACCGATGGTTCACAAGGAATTCATGGCAGTCATGGAATATCTCGCATCCTGTGGGCTGAAGGAGCTGGTTTTCGAGACGAATGGAACCCTCTTTGACGAGTTCACGATCGAGCAGCTAAGTAGGCTCCCCAATTTGACGGTCTTCATCAGCCTCGACCATTTCGACCCAGAGGCGCACGACGCTTTCAGAGCAAAATCGGGTGCGTTCGCCAAGACTGCGATTGTCCTGCAGCGGCTTGGAAAAACTGACATCTCTACAGTGGTAACGACGACTGCCTATCGCAACAACTATGACAAGGTGATTTCGATTATAGATTTGGTGCTCGGCTGGGGCATCAAGAAGCATCGGACGCTGCTCAACATACATCCGATGGGCAACGCGCGCAGCCATGAGGACAATGCGATAAGCTTGGAGGAATGCGAGCTACTGATAGGCGATCTTTTGAAATCTCCCCATTTTGAGAGTGGCGCTGCATACATGACTCTGCCGCCGGCTCTGATGCCTCTCAAGTATCTGAACGGCGTGCATACTTGCGGTTGGGGCGACAACGTACTGGGCATACTGTCGAACGGACAAGTTTCGATGTGCAGTGCCTCCTACGATGATCCGGAAATGATCGCCGGCAATGCCTTCGAAATGCCCTTGATGGAAATCTGGCGCAACAGCCCGTTCTTCCATGAGCTACGCGAGGTGGTGAGTGGCGAGGTTAAGGGCGTC contains:
- a CDS encoding radical SAM/SPASM domain-containing protein; this translates as MNTPDWLSTPQDVHVTSQTLQALVTSELSKRVVSENEIKTIYLFLTRKCNLGCHHCYIAGVGSKAKGIDFNLETIQGLIEQALPNGLRKVKVSGGEPMVHKEFMAVMEYLASCGLKELVFETNGTLFDEFTIEQLSRLPNLTVFISLDHFDPEAHDAFRAKSGAFAKTAIVLQRLGKTDISTVVTTTAYRNNYDKVISIIDLVLGWGIKKHRTLLNIHPMGNARSHEDNAISLEECELLIGDLLKSPHFESGAAYMTLPPALMPLKYLNGVHTCGWGDNVLGILSNGQVSMCSASYDDPEMIAGNAFEMPLMEIWRNSPFFHELREVVSGEVKGVCGNCVFYPVCRGVCKMSSWSHYGEKDAPYPLCQELYNNGGFPEYALVDPTKDSTYRRGVIAKERRPAAEAPVYNFSEEIAAAAQHTH